Proteins found in one Stigmatella aurantiaca genomic segment:
- the greB gene encoding transcription elongation factor GreB → MRQDVPPEQDEPEEEAEEATGPQRRYLTRAGAERMHRELLKLLNEERPKVTAEVSAAAAQGDRSENAEYIYGKKRLREIDRRIRFLQRRLDTATIVTPSEQTDTGRVYFGATVTLEDEDGNHTTYQIVGSDEIDTQGGRISVESPIGKALLRKAVGDSVEVMRPRGEIELTIVAISYT, encoded by the coding sequence ATGCGTCAGGATGTCCCCCCAGAGCAGGATGAGCCCGAAGAGGAGGCCGAGGAGGCCACGGGCCCCCAGCGCCGGTATCTCACCCGGGCCGGGGCGGAGCGCATGCACCGTGAGCTCCTGAAGCTCCTCAATGAGGAGCGGCCCAAGGTCACCGCCGAGGTCTCCGCCGCCGCCGCCCAGGGTGACCGCTCGGAGAACGCCGAGTACATCTACGGCAAGAAACGGCTGCGGGAGATCGACCGCCGCATCCGCTTCCTCCAGCGGCGTCTGGACACGGCCACCATCGTGACGCCCTCGGAGCAGACCGACACCGGCCGGGTCTACTTCGGCGCCACGGTCACCCTGGAGGACGAGGACGGGAACCACACCACCTACCAGATCGTGGGCTCGGACGAGATCGACACCCAGGGCGGGCGGATCAGCGTGGAATCTCCCATCGGCAAGGCCCTGCTTCGCAAGGCCGTGGGCGACAGCGTGGAAGTGATGCGCCCCCGCGGCGAGATCGAACTCACCATCGTCGCGATCTCCTACACATAG
- a CDS encoding deacetylase, which translates to MPRTPQPEARFRRIYRRLSASQLSVTGQDSTLSLEELGLDSRDERVSLAFGVYSRQGMENALREYGMIQRMEERGLGPLELRLNLDEPFRPRIVLWSLRYKAAVVDIALRKVPGEDVGLSPPLEGRPVLYLDSFTLQHPGRTFDWNRPPLPGQVHPGLALSAEILELLLLMTRRIGAEAMALTPATFSAAWVYARYFHFIDGAAQGLFQALRRAGRQRPRWLLAWAVELGCVRGAGGETVRFVPSPMLAAGSRRMGRLFEDEDWLAIVKVHSRVPLTIDFEALQDRFPWALMPPGPPPEHVADVLTYDPLASS; encoded by the coding sequence ATGCCGCGGACGCCTCAGCCCGAAGCGCGTTTCCGCCGCATCTACCGGCGCTTGAGCGCCTCCCAACTGTCCGTCACCGGACAGGACAGCACGCTGAGCCTGGAGGAGCTGGGGCTGGATTCCCGGGACGAGCGGGTGTCGCTCGCCTTTGGCGTCTACAGCCGCCAGGGCATGGAGAACGCCCTGCGCGAGTACGGGATGATCCAGCGCATGGAGGAGCGCGGCCTGGGCCCGCTCGAACTGCGGCTGAACCTCGATGAGCCGTTCCGTCCGCGCATCGTCCTCTGGAGCCTGCGCTACAAGGCGGCCGTGGTGGACATCGCGCTGCGCAAGGTGCCCGGCGAGGACGTGGGCCTTTCTCCGCCGCTCGAAGGCCGCCCGGTGCTCTACCTGGATTCCTTCACCCTCCAGCACCCCGGGCGCACCTTTGACTGGAACCGCCCGCCGTTGCCTGGCCAGGTTCACCCCGGGCTGGCGCTCTCGGCGGAGATCCTCGAGCTGCTGCTGCTCATGACCCGCCGCATCGGGGCCGAGGCCATGGCGCTGACCCCGGCCACGTTCTCCGCCGCGTGGGTCTATGCCCGGTATTTCCACTTCATCGACGGCGCGGCCCAGGGCCTCTTCCAGGCCCTGCGCAGGGCAGGGCGGCAGCGGCCCCGGTGGTTACTGGCCTGGGCGGTGGAGCTGGGGTGTGTGCGGGGCGCGGGGGGCGAGACCGTGCGGTTCGTTCCCTCGCCCATGCTCGCAGCGGGCTCCCGGCGCATGGGCCGCCTCTTCGAGGACGAGGACTGGCTCGCCATCGTGAAGGTTCATTCCCGGGTCCCATTGACGATCGATTTCGAGGCGCTCCAGGACCGGTTCCCCTGGGCGCTCATGCCGCCCGGTCCTCCTCCAGAGCACGTGGCGGACGTGCTCACCTATGATCCGCTCGCCTCGTCCTGA